TTCGGCAATGAATCGATCCAGCACGGCATCATCCTGATCGAGTACCGATTGCAAGATCGCGCGCAACTTGACACGCGATGAGGCATCCAATGCGCCGGGATTCGCAGGTGCCTGCAAATCGGGATCACCGTAACGAGCCGCTTGATCCATGTCGGTAATCAGACGGTCGGTGACGCCAGCCGCCATCTCGTGCAGCAAGGGCGCACGAAAGCCGATCGAATACGTCATGCAGTGGTCGACCGCTACGCCGTGATGCGGCACACCGGGCGGTAGATAGAGCATGTCGCCCGGTTCCAGCACCCATTCTTCGGTCGGTTCGAATTCTTGCAGCAGGCGAATATCCAGATCTGGCACAAAATCACTGTGCTTCGGCGGATACTCGATCATCCACTTGCGCCGCCCCATCCCCTGCAACAGGAACACATCATATTCATCGATATGCGCCCCGACCGAACCACCGGGTGGTGCGTAGGAAATCATCAGGTCATCGATCCGCCAATCGGGTACAAAACGGAAGTGCTGGACCAAATTCATCAAGTCCGGGATCAGCTTTTCGCAATCGGTGATCAACAACGAGTAACCGTCTTCGGGCAGGCTTGTGAAGTCCGCTTCGGTGAATGGGCCATGACGCAACGTCCAGGGCCGCGCGCCGGCCGATTCGAGAATCAAGCGCGCGGGCACGTCTTCCTCACAGGCCAGACCGGCTAGTTCTTCGGGAGATAGAGGCGATTCGAAGCCGGGCACGCCCTGACGGATCAACACCGGTTTTTTCTGCCAGTAATCACGCAGAAAATCCGCCACGGACAAGGTACCCAACACCTGTGAAATCACCATAAAACTAACCTCTATAAATCGGGTCAACCATAGTACCACTTGGGTAACAACCGCCCATTTCCACTGCACCATAAAATACAGACTCGGTTATGCTATAAAAACATAACGCTCATCCGTTGCTCCACCCAACATGGACTCGAGGAAGTCATCATGCCGAAAAAATCACGCCTTGACCGCTTGCCCGGTGATGCCTACAGCGAACAGATTCACGCCCGATTCTGGCTGATTGGCACCGATCAGAAAGGCTACCTCGGGGTAGGCAAAGTCCGGTTGATGGAACTCATCGACGAACTCGGTTCAATCAGCCAAGCAGCCAAAACACTGGGCATGTCGTACAAGCGCGCGTGGTCGCTGATCGAAGAGGTCAACAAGATCGGTAGCCAACCGTACGTCACCAAAGAGGTCGGCGGAGCGGGTGGTGGCCATGCCACCCTGACCGAAGCAGGACGAAAGGC
This region of Halothiobacillus neapolitanus c2 genomic DNA includes:
- a CDS encoding cupin domain-containing protein codes for the protein MVISQVLGTLSVADFLRDYWQKKPVLIRQGVPGFESPLSPEELAGLACEEDVPARLILESAGARPWTLRHGPFTEADFTSLPEDGYSLLITDCEKLIPDLMNLVQHFRFVPDWRIDDLMISYAPPGGSVGAHIDEYDVFLLQGMGRRKWMIEYPPKHSDFVPDLDIRLLQEFEPTEEWVLEPGDMLYLPPGVPHHGVAVDHCMTYSIGFRAPLLHEMAAGVTDRLITDMDQAARYGDPDLQAPANPGALDASSRVKLRAILQSVLDQDDAVLDRFIAETLTERPLDHAGFYPQNDPLDAKALRGEIAHSGDTLMRTPAARLLLVEDEPDSAGGALAVDGQSTLLNAEMLPLARLLVSQVFYDAAELLAATESEAAAELLQKLYADGVVQWQPNLLSV
- a CDS encoding winged helix-turn-helix domain-containing protein, producing MPKKSRLDRLPGDAYSEQIHARFWLIGTDQKGYLGVGKVRLMELIDELGSISQAAKTLGMSYKRAWSLIEEVNKIGSQPYVTKEVGGAGGGHATLTEAGRKAIGHYRELETEFRQFIAQRTATINL